The following proteins are encoded in a genomic region of Nicotiana sylvestris chromosome 4, ASM39365v2, whole genome shotgun sequence:
- the LOC138890177 gene encoding uncharacterized protein: MSKIPIMLKSNGNWDNYGRFRDFEVDAIVVDDNASYGILSSTIAEQLSIDTSDKIIEIKYIVNENCPPMEIRNDMGVRVYMETKKENKNLGSYPLCISVRDFNMELAINNESTSAGSSGSLNLLEFPSSPAIEEYQSEIITESTQTYIEEGQVYQDKQTVAAAMKNYSVMHKFQFRVKRSSHRSYWLICVAESCKWHFKAMSINDSAMFKIRSFSRQHTCCLMDETFIHRKRTAAVLGSMVVPKYCDPKTVYTPKDIQTDMLSEHGLNLSYMQAWRAKEKALQFLRGNPCDSYNKLPKYFYILEKNYPGSVVKLKKAADDCFLYAFVALCTSINGWQHCRPVVVVDGTFLKSAYRGIMLTASTMDAAGTIFPLAYAVVDSENDASWKWFFEQFKEAYGERPSMCVVSDRHESILKATSVVYPGLAHYSCMWHIWTNIRSKFKKGHLQLHELYFATARSYTLDEFNERMLKIEEVDLRVKSYLYDIGYHRWSRVHATVNRTFTMTSNIAESLNAVTKDARELPIFDLFEYMRTLLERWTKEKLSKANGTFTYLGHKYNKELEDNSTLSQKLRVRASTDHIHTVLDGVKRYIVCLENKKCSCGQFQLDELPCAHALAALRHRNETYENYCSPYYTRKSLLLTYEMPVNPLPDEGKWDVPQHILDEVVKPPAGDKRQPGRPHKERYKTFDEIKSKKYKVSCGNCGGEGHNKRTCKNAPKKK; encoded by the exons atgtcaaaaatcccaataaTGCTGAAATCGAATGGTAATTGGGATAACTATGGCAGATTTAGAGATTTTGAAGTTGATGCCATTGTGGTAGATGATAATGCAAGCTACGGAATTCTCAGTTCTACAATTGCAGAACAATTATCGATTGATACATCGgataaaattatagaaatcaaatacattgtgaaCGAGAATTGTCCTCCAATGGAGATTAGGAATGATATGGGGGTTCGTGTGTACATGGAAaccaaaaaggagaataaaaacttaggttcgtatcctttatgtataagcgtaagagatttcaatatggaattggcaATCAACAATGAAAGCACCAGTGCAG GTTCGTCTGGATCCCTAAACTTACTTGAATTTCCATCCTCACCAGCTATAGaggaatatcaaagtgaaataataactgaatCTACGCAAACATATATTGAAGAAGGACAAGTTTATCAGGACAAGCAAACAGTAGCTGCTGCAATGAAGAATTATTCAGTGATGCACAAGTTCCAGTTCAGAGTAAAAAGATCTAGTCATAGAAG CTACTGGCTTATATGTGTTGCTGAAAGTTGTAAATGGCATTTCAAGGCAATGTCAATTAATGATTCGGCAATGTTCAAGATAAGAAGTTTCAGCCGTCAACACACATGCTGCCTAATGGACGAAACATTCATACATCGCAAACGTACTGCAGCAGTACTTGGTAGCATGGTCGTTCCAAAGTATTGTGATCCTAAGACTGTTTACACACCAAAGGACATACAAACTGACATGTTATCCGAACATGGACTGAAcctaagctacatgcaagcatggagagcaaaggaaaaagctttacagtttttgagagggaatccgtgtgactcctacaacaaattacccaaatatttttatattcttgagaagaattatcctggtTCTGTTGTTAAATTGAAGAAGGCAGCAGATGATTGCTTCTTATacgcatttgttgctctttgtacaTCAATAAATGGTTGGCAACATTGTAGGCCGGTAGTAGTGGTTGATGGGACATTCTTAAAGTCAGCCTACAGGGGGATTATGCTGACAGCAAGCACCATGGATGCAGCAG GTACTATTTTTCCCTTGGCATATGCTGTGGTTGATTCTGAAAACGACGCGTCTTGGAagtggttctttgagcaattcaaggaGGCATATGGTGAAAGACCTTCAATGTGTGTTGTTTCAGATAGGCATGAGAGTATACTGAAGGCAACATCAGTTGTCTATCCAGGATTGGCACACTACTCTTGCATGTGGCATATATGGACAAATAtaaggtcaaaattcaagaagggacatctacaattacatgaattgtactttgctacagcacggtcatacactctggatgaatttaatgaaaggatgttGAAGATTGAAGAGGTAGACCTGCGTGTAAAGTCTTACCTATAtgatattggctatcatagatggtCAAGAGTACATGCAACGGTGAATAGAACTTTTACTATGACGTCAAACATTGCCGAGTCGTTGAATGCTGTAACAAAAGATGCAAGAGAGCTTCCAATATTTGATCTATTTGAGTATATGAGGACTCTTCTTGAACGTTGGACAAAAGAAAAGTTATCGAAGGCAAATGGTACTTTCACATACCTTGGTCACAAATACAACAAAGAATTGGAAGACAACAGTACATTATCTCAGAAACTAAGG gtgagggcttcaacagatcatatacatactgtgttagatggtgtgaagcggtacattgtgtgtctagaaaacaagaaatgtagctgtggacaattccaacttgatgaacttCCATGTGCGCATGCTTTGGCAGCATTAAGGCATAGGAATGAAACATACGAAAACTATTGCTCTCCGTATTACACAAGGAAGAGCCTTCTGCTTACCTATGAAATGCCAGTAAATCCTCTTCCTGATGAAGGCAAATGGGATGTGCCACAACATATTTTGGATGAGGTAGTAAAGCCACCGGCGGGAGATAAAAGGCAGCCAGGGAGACCTCACAAGGAAAGATATAAAACATTTGATGAAATAAAGTCAAAGAAATACAAGGTGTCATGTGGCAATTGTGGAggtgaagggcataacaaaagaaCTTGCAAGAATGCGCCGAAAAAGAAATGA
- the LOC138890178 gene encoding uncharacterized protein: MYYLRKRGKYGPNNNTRFTTTDCLFKTKIERIYDKFISSPPEQRYSVVKPEDDVGEYILGYRILANVAWDLVDYVLIPVNLVENFHWLLLVFDIKDRQLYVYDSMVRANRHKTVETLVDKFSIIIPLYLSCTGFYGKRKDINFKSTKAYIEKPVTDPLDIQWMVAEIPQQKEGSVDCGVFVAAFAEYVSLGDLAIPKEDLSDIDQHRRRYGALLWDYATKKQEDGSISESEVTGRLARRKGAPAKNERTRVQRKKK; the protein is encoded by the exons ATGTATTATCTGCGAAAAAGAGGCAAATATGGCCCCAACAATAATACTAGGTTCACAACCACGGATTGCTTGTTCAAGACAAAGATTGAAAGAATCTATGACAAGTTCATAAGTTCTCCACCGGAACAAAGGTATTCGGTTGTTAAACCCGAGGATGATGTTGGAGAATATATTCTTGGGTACAGAATTCTTGCTAATGTTGCCTGGGATCTTGTTGACTATGTGCTCATACCTGTGAACCTTGTAGAGAACTTCCATTGGTTGTTGCTAGTTTTTGACATAAAGGACAGACAACTTTATGTTTATGATTCCATGGTGAGAGCAAACCGTCATAAAACAGTTGAGACATTGGTTGACAAGTTTTCAATCATTATCCCTCTGTATTTGTCATGCACTGGTTTCTATGGTAAACGTAAAGACATTAACTTCAAGAGCACAAAGGCATACATCGAGAAACCAGTTACGGACCCTCTCGACATACAATGGATGGTTGCTGAGATTCCACAACAAAAGGAAGGCTCAGT cgattgtggtgtatttgtggCTGCATTTGCGGAGTATGTTAGCCTTGGAGATTTGGCAATCCCAAAGGAAGATCTTTCTGATATTGACCAACACCGTAGACGCTATGGAGCTCTACTGTGGGACTATGCaacaaagaagcaagaagatgGGTCAATCAGTGAGAGTGAGGTTACTGGCAGGCTAGCAAGGAGGAAGGGTGCTCCGGCAAAAAACGAGAGGACTAGAGTGCAACGAAAGAAGAAATAG